In one Nicotiana tomentosiformis chromosome 6, ASM39032v3, whole genome shotgun sequence genomic region, the following are encoded:
- the LOC104115238 gene encoding putative late blight resistance protein homolog R1B-16, protein MAYTAITSLMSTIQQSMQVTGLNLQSFYEKLESLIAITEKPCNMIGNLGALTRLEAEVIELACSTEDMVDSESRNVMVDLKSRNVINIISRTVTFGKLRSLLNQAIRDIDSTTKKWIGTQTSLDLKAQNTILASTSERALEPENMMVGHENEFEMMQVQLARGASELEVVSIVGMGGIGKTTLANKIFSDPLIMYHFDIRAKVTISQEYCARNGLLGLLSSITGKTDKPYEQQDDGQLKDRLQKLLKGRRYLIVIDDIWNEAAWDDIKLCFPDCNNRSRILLTTRNVKVAEYASSGKPPYQMRLLNCNESWDLLHKRVFLNECFPPEFEQLGKQIALNCRGLPLLIIVIAGLLSKIGKALDEWQMVVENVSSLVSTDVDVQCMRVLALSYHHLPHRLKSCFLYFAIFPEDEQIFVDKLVELWAVEGFFKVEDMKNIEKVGGEFLKELIDRSLISIQNLSFDGKIESCGMHDLIRELCLREAHNMNFVNVIGEENDRNPCAQLMHFSRSRSRISIQLNNPDDSIEAKLAIYPEKDARSIICFRGHWFVQKSLRFKLVRVLDLALVRCSTFPSGILDLIHLRYLALTLYPHLESGKEIPSTTVIPPLISSLCYLQTFKLYLPFSKDLVFPFILPSEILAIPQLRHLFLDWNYLQSYKPTKKSLVLKNLQCLSGWNPWYCTGSVFRLFPNLKKLQIRGIPKDFINHYALFDFCNLDQLEELEFCVTYPRFGCFLDRTTHQEGRLRLHTPPLFNTEDAFAPFRLPHPNDFPQNLKNLAFSGTFFRWKDLSIFGKLPKLESLKLGYDAFLDKEWEVFDEVFPRLKFLLLEDLEIRHWRASCDNFPFLERLFLKGCWYLDSIPQNFADITTLALIDIRRCAKSVENSAKQIQQDMQDNYAISIEVHIH, encoded by the coding sequence ATGGCTTATACTGCTATTACTTCCCTTATGAGCACCATACAACAATCAATGCAAGTTACTGGACTTAACCTGCAATCGTTCTATGAAAAGCTTGAATCTTTGATAGCTATTACGGAGAAACCATGCAATATGATAGGCAATCTTGGTGCATTGACAAGATTGGAAGCTGAAGTGATAGAGCTAGCATGCAGCACAGAAGATATGGTTGACTCGGAATCAAGAAATGTTATGGTTGACCTGAAATCAAGAAATGTTATAAACATAATTTCACGAACAGTAACCTTTGGGAAACTTCGTTCCCTCTTGAACCAAGCAATACGAGACATTGATTCCACCACGAAGAAGTGGATAGGAACACAGACCAGCCTAGATCTGAAAGCACAAAATACGATTCTTGCCTCTACATCTGAACGTGCTTTGGAGCCCGAGAATATGATGGTCGGCCATGAAAATGAATTCGAGATGATGCAGGTCCAACTCGCTAGAGGAGCTAGTGAACTAGAAGTTGTCTCAATTGTAGGTATGGGGGGAATTGGCAAAACAACTCTAGCTAACAAAATCTTCAGTGATCCACTCATTATGTATCACTTTGACATTCGTGCAAAAGTTACTATTTCACAAGAGTATTGTGCGAGAAATGGACTCCTAGGCCTTCTGTCTTCTATCACCGGAAAGACCGATAAACCTTATGAGCAACAAGATGATGGGCAACTAAAGGACCGACTTCAAAAGCTTCTAAAAGGTAGGAGATATTTGATAGTCATTGATGACATATGGAATGAAGCAGCTTGGGATGATATAAAACTATGCTTCCCAGACTGTAACAATAGGAGTCGAATACTCTTGACCACTCGAAATGTGAAAGTGGCTGAATATGCTAGCTCAGGTAAGCCTCCTTATCAAATGCGCCTTTTGAATTGCAATGAAAGTTGGGATTTACTGCACAAAAGGGTCTTTCTGAATGAATGTTTCCCCCCTGAATTTGAACAACTTGGGAAACAAATTGCATTAAACTGCAGAGGATTACCTCTATTAATTATTGTTATTGCTGGACTTCTCTCCAAAATCGGTAAAGCATTGGATGAGTGGCAAATGGTTGTTGAGAATGTAAGTTCATTAGTAAGCACAGATGTTGATGTCCAATGCATGAGGGTGCTGGCATTGAGTTACCATCACTTGCCTCATCGCCTAAAATCGTGCTTTCTGTATTTTGCAATCTTCCCAGAGGATGAACAGATTTTTGTCGATAAACTTGTGGAGTTATGGGCGGTAGAGGGATTTTTCAAGGTAGAAGATATGAAAAACATAGAAAAGGTGGGGGGAGAATTTCTAAAAGAACTTATAGATAGAAGTTTAATTTCAATCCAAAATTTGAGTTTTGATGGAAAAATCGAGAGTTGTGGAATGCATGATTTGATCCGTGAACTATGCTTGAGGGAAGCTCACAACATGAATTTTGTGAATGTTATTGGAGAAGAGAATGATCGAAATCCTTGTGCGCAATTGATGCATTTTTCGAGGAGTCGAAGTCGGATCAGTATCCAATTGAACAATCCAGACGATTCTATTGAGGCAAAATTGGCTATATATCCTGAAAAAGATGCCCGTTCTATTATCTGTTTTAGAGGGCATTGGTTCGTGCAAAAGTCGTTGCGTTTCAAGCTAGTAAGAGTACTAGATCTTGCTTTAGTGAGATGTAGTACTTTTCCGAGTGGGATACTTGATTTAATTCATTTGAGATACCTTGCTTTGACTCTTTATCCTCACTTGGAGTCGGGAAAAGAGATTCCCTCAACAACAGTCATTCCTCCACTGATATCTAGCCTATGTTATCTGCAAACTTTTAAACTTTACCTACCTTTTTCCAAAGACCTGGTCTTTCCTTTCATATTACCATCGGAAATTTTGGCGATACCACAATTGAGGCACCTCTTTTTAGATTGGAATTACTTGCAGTCTTACAAGCCTACAAAGAAAAGTTTGGTTCTGAAAAATTTGCAGTGTCTGTCTGGATGGAATCCTTGGTATTGTACTGGCTCTGTCTTTAGACTATTTCCCAACTTAAAGAAGTTGCAAATACGTGGAATCCCAAAAGACTTTATTAATCACTATGCACTCTTTGATTTTTGCAACTTAGATCAGCTCGAGGAATTGGAATTTTGTGTTACTTATCCGCGTTTTGGTTGCTTTCTGGATAGAACTACACATCAAGAAGGCCGTTTGAGGCTTCATACTCCCCCTTTATTTAATACAGAAGATGCTTTTGCACCTTTTCGGCTACCTCATCCAAATGATTTTCCACAAAACCTAAAGAATTTAGCTTTTAGTGGCACTTTTTTTCGTTGGAAGGATTTGAGCATTTTTGGTAAATTGCCTAAACTCGAGTCCCTTAAACTTGGATATGATGCTTTCCTAGACAAGGAGTGGGAAGTATTTGATGAAGTATTTCCTCGCTTGAAGTTCTTGCTCCTCGAAGATTTGGAGATTAGGCACTGGAGAGCCAGTTGCGATAATTTTCCTTTCCTTGAACGACTATTTCTCAAAGGTTGTTGGTATTTGGATTCAATCCCTCAAAATTTTGCAGATATAACCACACTTGCTCTAATTGATATAAGGAGGTGTGCAAAATCTGTTGAGAATTCAGCCAAGCAGATTCAACAGGACATGCAAGATAACTATGCAATTTCTATTGAGGTCCATATCCATTAG